The genomic interval AGAAATCATAGGACCCATCAGGCGGGTCCAGGCAGCAATTACATGCGTTTCATTGTACTTTCCTTTCAGTTTATAGGCATTGAGTAATTCATGAATGGCATCTTTTAAGGTAGCTGTGTGGGCATTACGGGAGAAATATTCTTTTTTATTAGGTTGGCGATACATACAATAGTGTAAATTCTAGTTCTGGTGAGCAATATTATACATTCTACAAAAACTACCCTCATCATAAGGATACTTCCTCAGACCTTCAGGTCTGGACTTCCGGTTTGAAAGATACAGGATTCCGTTGATATCTGCTCAAAAATTTTCCTGGTTCTTTCAGGTCTGGCATCCGTAATAAATAACTGACCGAAGGTACCACTGGCAATCATCTCCATTAATTTATTGATCCTCAGATCGTCCAGTTTATCGAAAATATCATCCAGTAATAAAATCGGTTTGATGCCTTTATTTTCCAGGATAACGTCAAACTGGGCTAGTTTTAGTGCGATCACAAAGGATTTTTGCTGCCCCTGCGAGCCAAATTTTTTCAGCTCAAAACGGTTGATCTCAAAGATAAAATCATCTTTATGTACGCCTTTGGTGGTACGTTGTGCCTGCAGATCGCGTTTGGTGGCAAAAAAGAATTCGTATTCAAAATCTTCTTCAAATAATTCGGATTCATATACCAGATCTACTTCTTCCTGGCTTTCGGTAAGATTGCGGTAATGATGCTGAAATCGCTTTACATAATTCTCCATAAACTCCTGCCTTCGGAAATGAATTTTCCGCCCGGCTTCCAGCAAAGGCATATTATAGGTTTCCAATAATTCTTTATCGTAATAATTACGCTCGAAAAATTGTTTTAACAAACCATTGCGCTGTTTTAGAATGAGATTGTATTGGATCAAATCATTCAGGTATTGATTATCAATCTGCGAAATCATGCCATCGAAAAACTTACGTCTCAGTTCTCCTCCTTCCCGGACCAGATCAGTATCATCCGGTGCAATGAGCACGACCGGAAAACGGCCAATATGTTCACTCAAACGTTCATAGGCTTTTTTATCCGACATTACTATTTTGCGCTGTCCACTTTTCAGGCTACAGGTAATCTGGTAGTGTTTATCGGCTACACAAAAGCGACCATCGATCATAAAGAAGCTAGCTTCATGGCGTATACTCTGACCATCCAGAATATTAAAAGCACTTTTGGTAAGTGATAAATAATGAATAGCATCCAGCAGGTTGGTTTTGCCGCTTCCATTATTGCCTACAATACAGTTCACCTGCGGGCAAAATGTAAGGGAGATTTCTTCATAGTTTTTGAAATTCAGCAGATTGATTTTTTCAAGATACATTTCATTTCATTGTTGAATCTTTTTTATCTAATTTCGCAATCTGAATCGTACATGCGTTCTGGTAATACTACGCAGTAAAAAGTAAATTATCACATAATTTTATTCTTTACTTACAACATTACCTTTAAAGAAGAGTTTTAACGGTATTTATAAATAATCATACAACATGGCGAGCGTTAAAGAAAAGTCTCCGGCCAAAGCAAAACCGGCATCCAAAAAATCCTCCGAAATGAAATATTCCAAAGAAACGTACATGTACTGGTACGAATCCATGCAGCTAATGCGGAAATTTGAAGAGAAAGCAGGTCAACTCTATGGCCAACAAAAGATCAGAGGATTCTGCCATTTGTATATCGGACAAGAAGCCTGTGCTTCAGGTGCCAAAACAGCTCTTACTAAAGATGACAAATGGATAACCGCTTACCGGGATCATGGCATTCCACTGGCATTGGGTACCAGCCCAAATGCAGTAATGGCTGAATTGTTTGCCAAGCAGACTGGTTCTTCCAAAGGCAAAGGTGGTTCTATGCACATTTTCGATAAGGAAGTAAACTTTATGGGAGGTCATGGTATTGTAGGCGCACAAATTCCGCTGGGGGCAGGTATCGGATTTGCAGAGATGTATAATAAAACTAAAAACCTGTCTATTTGCTATATGGGCGATGGTGCTGTACGTCAGGGTGCTTTTCACGAAACGCTCAATATGGCGATGTTGTGGAAGATTCCGGTAATATTTGTTATTGAAAATAATGGATATGCCATGGGAACTTCTGTAAAGCGAAGCTCCAATGTAAGTGAATTATATACACTTGGCGAAGCATATGATATGCCTTCTGAACCTGTAGACGCAATGAATGTAGAAGCTGTTCATGAAGCGGTTGCCAGAGCTGCTGAAAGAGCCAGAGCTGGCGAAGGTCCTACCTTACTGGAATTCAGGACGTACCGCTACAAAGGCCACTCTATGTCTGACCCAATGAAATACCGGACCAGAGAGGAAGTGGAAGAATACAAACTCAGAGATCCTATTGAACAAGTGCGGAAGACAATTCTGGAAAAAGGAATTGCAACTGAAGACGACCTGGCAGCCATTGATGCTAGGATCAAACAGCAGGTAGATGAATCGGTAAAATTTGCAGAAGAGTCTCCTTATCCGGCACCGGAAGAAGCATTCAAAGATGTATACGTTCAGAAAGACTACCCATTTATAAAAGATTAAGTGCAACCAAGTCCCTGCCCAAAACAGCAGGGACTTCTTTATTTATATTTCAGATTTTTGTATATTCTGTTGTTTTTTTTGGGGCAACATGTAATAAATATTCCAGATTGCCTGCCTTTTGCAAGTATTTGCCACTCAGAAAATACTTTCCATGGGTGTGAACCGTTCTCAGAGAAATTGCTTGTGAAGTAATATTTTTAACTACTCTCTGTTGCTAAACAACTTATTCTGGTATTTTTTTGAACAGGTGTATTTTCGTATAATTTAAGCATCCATTAGCTATTGAATCCAGTAAAAAAGACTTCGCATTTAATACAGAACATGGGCTGGAAGGGCTTCTTGTTTAGGGCCACCTATGAGTTCAGGCGAAAATCCGGCTTACTGAAATCCGGCTATCCAACTAAAGTAAAGGAGGAAAAATTTTCCGATCTGGCTGGCTGGAAAAATAAGAATGGCAAATTCTTTTTCTCCTCTAAAGAAGATATTAAGAAATTCGATGTACTCTCTGAGGTAGGTAAGGAACAGTTAAAACAGGAGTTTAATCAATTCCAGCAGG from Rhodocytophaga rosea carries:
- the recF gene encoding DNA replication/repair protein RecF (All proteins in this family for which functions are known are DNA-binding proteins that assist the filamentation of RecA onto DNA for the initiation of recombination or recombinational repair.), whose product is MYLEKINLLNFKNYEEISLTFCPQVNCIVGNNGSGKTNLLDAIHYLSLTKSAFNILDGQSIRHEASFFMIDGRFCVADKHYQITCSLKSGQRKIVMSDKKAYERLSEHIGRFPVVLIAPDDTDLVREGGELRRKFFDGMISQIDNQYLNDLIQYNLILKQRNGLLKQFFERNYYDKELLETYNMPLLEAGRKIHFRRQEFMENYVKRFQHHYRNLTESQEEVDLVYESELFEEDFEYEFFFATKRDLQAQRTTKGVHKDDFIFEINRFELKKFGSQGQQKSFVIALKLAQFDVILENKGIKPILLLDDIFDKLDDLRINKLMEMIASGTFGQLFITDARPERTRKIFEQISTESCIFQTGSPDLKV
- a CDS encoding DUF721 domain-containing protein, which translates into the protein MYRQPNKKEYFSRNAHTATLKDAIHELLNAYKLKGKYNETHVIAAWTRLMGPMISNRTSKIFIKNKKLYVQLNSAPLKNELSMSKSKILEMLNRDVSADVVEEVIFL
- the pdhA gene encoding pyruvate dehydrogenase (acetyl-transferring) E1 component subunit alpha — translated: MASVKEKSPAKAKPASKKSSEMKYSKETYMYWYESMQLMRKFEEKAGQLYGQQKIRGFCHLYIGQEACASGAKTALTKDDKWITAYRDHGIPLALGTSPNAVMAELFAKQTGSSKGKGGSMHIFDKEVNFMGGHGIVGAQIPLGAGIGFAEMYNKTKNLSICYMGDGAVRQGAFHETLNMAMLWKIPVIFVIENNGYAMGTSVKRSSNVSELYTLGEAYDMPSEPVDAMNVEAVHEAVARAAERARAGEGPTLLEFRTYRYKGHSMSDPMKYRTREEVEEYKLRDPIEQVRKTILEKGIATEDDLAAIDARIKQQVDESVKFAEESPYPAPEEAFKDVYVQKDYPFIKD